A genomic stretch from Oleomonas cavernae includes:
- the rpsI gene encoding 30S ribosomal protein S9, which produces MAENQAPHQSPRTLQDLRTLTTGQAAARPADSKLEAKKAVDAKGRTYATGKRKDAVARVWVKRGTGKVTVNGRDIQTYFARSVLRMLLNQPFQVTNRVGQYDIEATVSGGGLSGQAGAVRHGVSKALTYQEPELRGVLKAGGFLTRDSRTVERKKYGKAKARRSFQFSKR; this is translated from the coding sequence ATGGCCGAGAACCAGGCTCCCCATCAGTCCCCGCGCACGCTCCAGGATCTGCGCACCCTGACCACCGGTCAGGCCGCGGCCCGTCCCGCCGACAGCAAGCTCGAGGCCAAGAAGGCCGTCGACGCCAAGGGTCGCACCTATGCCACCGGCAAGCGCAAGGACGCGGTCGCCCGCGTCTGGGTGAAGCGCGGCACTGGCAAGGTCACGGTCAACGGCCGCGACATCCAGACCTACTTCGCCCGTTCGGTCCTGCGCATGCTGCTGAACCAGCCGTTCCAGGTGACCAACCGCGTCGGCCAGTACGACATCGAAGCCACCGTCTCGGGCGGCGGCTTGTCGGGCCAGGCGGGCGCTGTCCGTCACGGCGTCTCCAAGGCCCTGACCTACCAGGAGCCGGAACTGCGCGGCGTGCTGAAGGCCGGCGGCTTCCTGACCCGCGACAGCCGCACCGTCGAGCGTAAGAAGTACGGCAAGGCCAAGGCCCGCCGCAGCTTCCAGTTCTCGAAGCGCTGA
- the rplM gene encoding 50S ribosomal protein L13: MKTFSAKPAEVTKKWVLIDAEGLVVGRLASIVANRLRGKHLATFTPHVDMGDNVIVINADKVAFTGRKRENREFHWHTGHPGGIKSRTMGQILDGKHPERVLVKAVERMVPRGPLGRQQMSNLRVYAGTAHPHAGSQPEVLDVGALNPKNKR, translated from the coding sequence ATGAAGACCTTTTCCGCAAAGCCTGCGGAGGTAACGAAGAAGTGGGTGCTGATCGACGCCGAGGGTCTCGTCGTCGGCCGTCTCGCCTCGATCGTCGCCAACCGCCTGCGTGGCAAGCACCTTGCCACCTTCACGCCCCATGTCGACATGGGCGACAACGTCATCGTGATCAACGCCGACAAGGTCGCGTTCACGGGCCGCAAGCGTGAGAACCGCGAATTCCATTGGCACACCGGCCATCCCGGCGGCATCAAGTCCCGCACCATGGGCCAGATCCTCGACGGCAAGCATCCCGAGCGGGTGCTGGTGAAGGCCGTGGAGCGCATGGTCCCCCGTGGCCCGCTGGGGCGCCAGCAGATGTCCAATCTGCGCGTCTATGCCGGTACCGCTCATCCCCATGCCGGTTCGCAGCCCGAAGTCCTGGACGTCGGCGCCCTGAACCCGAAGAACAAGAGGTAA
- the mlaD gene encoding outer membrane lipid asymmetry maintenance protein MlaD, translated as MSSNLVETLIGAVVIGVAAVFLIFAYTNVGARTGGGYDVVARFDRVDGLPTGADVRISGIKVGSVTAQLLDPKTYRATVHLSISAGIELPDDSSAKIASEGLLGGAYIAIEPGGSDKPLQAGGEIKYTQSSVDLMGLISRAVFGSADGSNAGGGSPAPAPANP; from the coding sequence ATGAGTTCGAACCTGGTCGAAACCCTGATTGGCGCCGTCGTCATCGGCGTGGCCGCGGTGTTTCTCATTTTCGCCTATACCAATGTCGGCGCCAGGACCGGTGGCGGTTACGATGTGGTGGCGCGCTTCGATCGGGTTGACGGCCTGCCGACCGGGGCCGACGTGCGCATCAGCGGCATCAAGGTCGGCAGCGTGACCGCCCAGCTCCTGGACCCCAAGACCTACCGCGCCACCGTCCACCTCAGCATCTCCGCCGGCATCGAACTGCCTGACGACAGCTCGGCCAAGATCGCCTCGGAGGGCCTGCTGGGCGGCGCCTATATCGCGATCGAGCCGGGCGGCAGCGACAAGCCGCTGCAGGCCGGCGGCGAGATCAAATACACGCAGAGCTCGGTCGACCTGATGGGGCTGATCAGCCGTGCCGTCTTCGGTTCGGCCGACGGCAGCAACGCCGGCGGCGGCAGCCCGGCCCCGGCGCCGGCCAACCCCTAA
- a CDS encoding enoyl-CoA hydratase, whose protein sequence is MNAAVESPLVTRHDAGGITTLTMSRPASRNALSMAMMAALIEALDTVDADHAVKVVVLAAEGPAFCAGHDLKELRAIGRDGAALAAVFARCSSLMLRMQSLRQPIIARVHAMATAAGCQLVATADLAIAADNAKFATPGVNIGLFCSTPMVALTRNVGAKQAMEMLLTGEAIDAATAQRYGLINHAVPSGELDAAIMALAAKIAGKSPLTLKIGKEAFYTQAGKTTSAAYEYASAVMTQNMLARDAQEGVGAFIDKREPVWTGC, encoded by the coding sequence ATGAATGCAGCGGTAGAATCACCCCTGGTGACGCGCCACGATGCCGGCGGCATCACCACCTTGACCATGAGCCGGCCAGCCTCGCGCAATGCCCTGTCCATGGCGATGATGGCGGCGCTGATCGAGGCGCTCGATACGGTGGACGCCGATCATGCCGTCAAGGTCGTGGTCCTGGCGGCGGAAGGGCCGGCATTCTGCGCCGGTCATGATCTCAAGGAATTGCGCGCCATCGGCCGCGACGGCGCGGCGCTGGCCGCGGTCTTTGCCCGCTGCAGCAGCTTGATGCTGCGCATGCAGTCGCTGCGCCAGCCGATCATTGCCCGGGTCCATGCCATGGCCACCGCCGCCGGTTGCCAGCTCGTCGCCACCGCCGACCTGGCGATCGCCGCGGATAACGCCAAATTCGCCACGCCGGGCGTCAATATCGGCCTGTTCTGCTCGACCCCGATGGTGGCGCTGACGCGCAACGTGGGGGCCAAGCAGGCGATGGAAATGCTGCTGACCGGCGAGGCGATCGATGCCGCCACGGCGCAGCGCTACGGCCTGATCAACCATGCGGTACCATCGGGCGAGCTCGACGCGGCGATCATGGCCCTGGCCGCGAAGATCGCCGGCAAATCCCCCCTCACCCTGAAGATCGGCAAGGAAGCCTTCTATACCCAGGCGGGCAAGACCACGTCGGCCGCCTATGAATACGCCTCGGCGGTGATGACCCAGAACATGCTGGCCCGCGACGCCCAGGAAGGCGTCGGCGCCTTCATCGACAAGCGCGAGCCGGTCTGGACGGGGTGCTGA
- a CDS encoding PAS domain S-box protein — MERNAIQLKAVIDTAVDGIVIIDENGLIQLYNVACEKLFGYPAAETIGHNVRMLMPAPYRSEHDGYLHNYRTSGVRKIIGIGREVMGQRKDGSTFPMELSVGEAVADGAKLYVGIIRDISERKKAEEALRTSEETMRALINTAVDGVMIIDDQGLVRIYNPACQRLFGYTAEEVIGNNVRMLMPAPYRAEHDAYLDNYHNTGQRKIIGIGREVVGQRKDGTTFPMELSVGETFAEGEKLFVGIIRDITERIRAIEAVTSARQAEEANRAKSNFLATMSHELRTPMNGILGMTGLLLDTPLSTEQRSYAEAVQNSGETLMTLLNNLLDLSKIEAGRFELYDRPFDPVDVLDGIAAIWETQAQRKGLDFFVSKDLRGIHQLVGDPDRLRQILVNLVSNAVKFTSAGFVALRVKRETGIGPKVLLRFEIKDSGIGIDEEVQGRLFRKFEQADAAIARTYGGSGLGLAICREIAGLMGGDIGVTSQAGRGSTFWATLPFDMVQVEAFPENTAAGAPSRQAFAPAATGPLRILIAEDHPYNQKLMVARLGGTGHRVTVANNGVEAVERAGNETYDLILMDVRMPEMDGIEATSHIRKLPHPFGAVPIIAVTAHAMRGDRERYIEAGMDDYISKPVDFAALSQLIDKVLERHRRVPVPAD, encoded by the coding sequence GTGGAACGCAACGCCATACAACTGAAAGCAGTCATCGATACTGCCGTCGACGGCATCGTCATCATCGACGAGAACGGGCTGATCCAACTGTATAACGTTGCGTGCGAGAAGTTGTTCGGCTACCCGGCGGCCGAGACCATCGGCCACAACGTCCGCATGCTGATGCCGGCGCCCTATCGCAGCGAGCACGACGGCTACCTCCACAACTACCGCACCAGCGGCGTGCGCAAGATCATCGGCATCGGCCGCGAGGTGATGGGGCAGCGCAAGGACGGCTCGACCTTCCCCATGGAGCTGTCGGTGGGCGAGGCCGTGGCCGACGGCGCCAAGCTCTATGTCGGCATCATCCGCGACATTTCCGAGCGCAAGAAGGCCGAGGAAGCCCTGCGCACCTCGGAAGAAACCATGCGCGCGCTCATCAATACCGCGGTCGACGGCGTGATGATCATCGACGACCAGGGCCTTGTGCGGATCTACAACCCGGCCTGCCAGCGCCTGTTCGGCTATACCGCCGAGGAGGTGATCGGCAACAACGTGCGCATGCTCATGCCCGCCCCCTACCGTGCTGAACATGATGCCTACCTGGACAACTACCACAACACCGGGCAGCGCAAGATCATCGGCATCGGCCGCGAGGTGGTCGGGCAGCGCAAGGATGGCACCACCTTCCCCATGGAACTGTCGGTCGGCGAGACATTCGCCGAGGGCGAGAAGCTGTTCGTCGGCATCATTCGCGACATCACCGAACGCATTCGCGCGATCGAGGCGGTGACCTCGGCCCGGCAGGCGGAGGAGGCCAACCGGGCCAAGTCCAACTTCCTGGCCACCATGAGCCATGAACTGCGCACCCCCATGAACGGCATCCTGGGCATGACCGGATTGCTGCTGGACACGCCCCTGAGCACCGAACAGCGCAGCTATGCCGAGGCGGTGCAGAATTCGGGCGAGACCTTGATGACCTTGCTCAACAACCTCCTGGATCTGTCCAAGATCGAGGCCGGGCGTTTCGAGCTCTACGATCGGCCGTTCGACCCGGTCGACGTGCTGGACGGGATCGCCGCGATCTGGGAGACCCAGGCCCAGCGCAAGGGCCTGGATTTCTTCGTTTCCAAGGATCTGCGCGGCATCCACCAACTCGTCGGCGACCCCGATCGGCTGCGGCAGATCCTGGTCAACCTGGTCTCGAACGCGGTCAAGTTCACCTCGGCCGGTTTCGTCGCTCTGCGGGTGAAGCGCGAGACCGGCATCGGCCCCAAGGTGCTGCTGCGCTTCGAGATAAAGGATTCCGGCATCGGCATCGACGAGGAGGTACAGGGTCGCCTGTTCCGCAAGTTCGAGCAGGCCGATGCGGCCATCGCCCGCACCTATGGCGGGTCGGGCCTGGGCCTGGCGATCTGCCGGGAAATCGCCGGGCTGATGGGCGGCGACATCGGCGTAACCAGCCAGGCGGGCCGGGGGTCGACCTTCTGGGCAACCTTGCCGTTCGACATGGTTCAGGTCGAAGCGTTCCCGGAGAACACCGCCGCCGGCGCTCCCTCGCGCCAGGCGTTCGCCCCCGCCGCGACCGGCCCGTTGAGAATCCTGATCGCCGAGGATCACCCCTATAACCAGAAATTGATGGTGGCACGGCTCGGCGGCACCGGGCATCGCGTCACCGTGGCCAACAACGGGGTCGAGGCCGTCGAACGCGCGGGCAACGAGACCTACGATCTGATCCTGATGGATGTCCGCATGCCGGAAATGGACGGCATCGAGGCGACGTCGCATATCCGCAAGCTGCCGCATCCCTTCGGCGCCGTGCCGATCATCGCCGTTACCGCCCACGCCATGCGGGGCGACCGCGAGCGCTATATCGAAGCCGGCATGGACGATTACATTTCCAAGCCGGTGGACTTCGCTGCCCTGTCCCAGTTGATCGACAAGGTGCTCGAGCGCCACCGGCGGGTGCCGGTCCCGGCCGATTGA
- a CDS encoding glutathione S-transferase family protein has translation MIDLYTAKTPNGRKVSIMLDECGLPYEVHSIDLGQNEQFKPEFLAMNPNNKIPVIKDRDNGQVVFESGAILIYLGEKTGKFLSPSGPARAAQLEWLFFQMASIGPMMGQLFHFRNYQGEPQVYAVERFTNEVARIFNVLESRLSQVPYLGGDDYSIADIAAFPWTKLGGFLGVDMDGLKGVSAWLERVYARPAVQSGINVPA, from the coding sequence ATGATCGATCTTTACACCGCCAAGACGCCCAACGGCCGCAAGGTCTCGATCATGCTCGACGAATGCGGGCTGCCTTACGAGGTGCATTCGATCGATCTTGGCCAGAACGAACAGTTCAAGCCGGAATTCCTCGCCATGAACCCCAACAACAAGATCCCCGTGATCAAGGACCGGGACAATGGCCAGGTGGTCTTCGAATCGGGCGCCATCCTGATCTATCTGGGCGAGAAGACCGGCAAGTTCCTGAGCCCCTCGGGCCCGGCGCGGGCCGCCCAGCTCGAATGGCTGTTTTTCCAGATGGCCTCGATCGGGCCGATGATGGGCCAGCTGTTCCATTTCCGGAACTATCAGGGCGAGCCCCAGGTCTATGCGGTCGAGCGGTTCACCAATGAGGTGGCCCGCATCTTCAACGTGCTGGAAAGCCGCCTGTCCCAGGTGCCCTACCTGGGCGGGGACGACTATTCGATCGCCGATATCGCGGCCTTCCCCTGGACCAAGCTGGGCGGCTTCCTGGGGGTCGACATGGACGGGCTGAAGGGCGTGTCGGCCTGGCTGGAGCGGGTATACGCCCGCCCGGCGGTGCAGAGTGGTATCAACGTACCGGCCTGA
- the thiS gene encoding sulfur carrier protein ThiS: protein MMNITVNGDAMALDGPVTVAGLIGHLGLDQVKVAVERNLEIVPRSTFAAVELAEGDRLEIVHFIGGGNLSVAADQDSFVVAGRRFSSRLLVGTGKYKDFDETRAAIEASGAEIVTVAVRRVNLATPGAPMLVDYLDPRVYTFLPNTAGCYTADEAVRTLRLAREAGGWKLVKLEVLGNIKTLYPNMVETLAAAQTLVAEGFDVMVYCSDDPIMAKRLEEIGCCAIMPLAAPIGSGLGVQNPVGIRLIIEEAKVPVLVDAGVGTASDAAVAMELGCDGVLMNTAIAEAKDPILMARAMKAAVEAGRLAYRAGRMPKKLYADPSSPLAGLI from the coding sequence ATGATGAATATCACGGTCAACGGCGACGCGATGGCGTTGGATGGGCCGGTGACGGTTGCCGGGCTGATCGGGCACCTGGGCCTGGACCAGGTCAAGGTGGCGGTGGAGCGGAATCTGGAAATCGTGCCGCGCTCGACCTTTGCCGCGGTCGAACTGGCCGAGGGCGACCGCCTGGAAATCGTGCATTTCATCGGTGGCGGCAACCTGTCCGTCGCCGCCGATCAGGACAGCTTCGTGGTCGCCGGGCGCCGCTTTAGCTCGCGCCTGCTGGTCGGCACCGGCAAGTACAAGGATTTCGACGAGACAAGAGCCGCGATCGAGGCATCGGGCGCCGAAATCGTCACGGTCGCCGTGCGCCGGGTCAACCTGGCGACGCCGGGGGCGCCCATGCTGGTCGACTACCTGGACCCGCGTGTCTACACCTTCCTGCCCAACACGGCCGGCTGCTATACCGCCGACGAGGCGGTGCGAACCCTGCGCCTGGCGCGCGAGGCCGGCGGCTGGAAACTGGTGAAGCTCGAGGTGCTGGGCAACATCAAGACCCTCTATCCCAACATGGTCGAGACCCTGGCGGCCGCGCAAACCCTGGTCGCCGAGGGCTTCGACGTGATGGTCTACTGTTCCGACGACCCGATCATGGCCAAGCGCCTGGAGGAGATCGGCTGCTGCGCGATCATGCCCCTGGCGGCGCCGATCGGCTCGGGCCTGGGGGTGCAGAACCCGGTCGGCATCCGCCTCATCATCGAGGAGGCCAAGGTGCCGGTGCTGGTCGATGCCGGCGTCGGCACGGCATCCGATGCGGCGGTCGCCATGGAACTGGGCTGCGACGGCGTCCTGATGAACACGGCCATCGCCGAGGCCAAGGACCCGATCCTGATGGCCCGGGCCATGAAGGCCGCGGTCGAAGCCGGCCGCCTGGCCTACCGCGCCGGCCGCATGCCCAAGAAGCTCTACGCCGACCCGTCGTCGCCTTTGGCGGGGTTGATTTGA
- the aroQ gene encoding type II 3-dehydroquinate dehydratase, giving the protein MRPIVLVLNGPNLNLLGLREPHIYGRDTLAGIKAMVEAWGESFGLEVEFHQSNHEGELIDWIHAARGRAAGIIINAGAFTHTSIALMDALLASEVPAIEVHLSNIFQREAFRHHSYIALAAKGVICGLGVQGYLLALEAVKGLIGQDPPPRN; this is encoded by the coding sequence ATGCGGCCGATCGTTCTGGTGCTGAATGGACCCAACCTCAACCTGTTGGGACTCCGGGAACCCCACATCTATGGCCGCGACACCCTTGCCGGGATCAAGGCCATGGTCGAAGCCTGGGGCGAAAGCTTCGGCCTCGAGGTCGAATTTCACCAATCAAATCATGAAGGTGAGCTGATCGACTGGATCCATGCCGCGCGCGGCCGCGCGGCGGGAATCATCATCAATGCCGGCGCCTTCACCCACACCTCGATCGCCCTGATGGATGCGCTGCTGGCGTCCGAAGTACCGGCCATCGAGGTACATCTGAGCAACATCTTCCAGCGCGAGGCCTTCCGGCATCACTCTTATATCGCACTTGCAGCAAAGGGTGTGATATGTGGCCTCGGCGTTCAGGGTTATCTGCTGGCTCTGGAGGCAGTGAAGGGTTTGATCGGCCAGGATCCGCCCCCACGGAACTAA
- the accB gene encoding acetyl-CoA carboxylase biotin carboxyl carrier protein, giving the protein MAKMSLDKTLIRELAELLAEADLTEIEVSENGRSIRVARQVTVIAGAPVAAMAPAAAVAASTGAGNPPAQPAGTPVTSPMVGTAYTAPEPGAPDFIKPGDRVSKGQTLLIVEAMKTMNPIPAPQAGTVVKVAVANGQPVEYGEILVILE; this is encoded by the coding sequence ATGGCGAAAATGTCGCTCGACAAGACGCTTATCCGCGAGCTGGCCGAGTTGTTGGCAGAAGCCGATCTGACCGAAATCGAGGTCAGTGAAAATGGCCGTTCCATCCGTGTCGCCCGCCAGGTGACGGTCATCGCCGGTGCGCCGGTTGCCGCCATGGCGCCTGCCGCCGCGGTCGCGGCCTCGACCGGGGCGGGCAATCCGCCGGCCCAGCCCGCCGGCACGCCGGTGACCTCGCCCATGGTCGGCACCGCCTATACGGCGCCCGAACCCGGCGCACCCGATTTCATCAAGCCGGGTGACCGGGTCTCGAAGGGCCAGACCCTGCTGATCGTCGAGGCCATGAAGACCATGAACCCGATTCCCGCGCCCCAGGCCGGGACCGTGGTCAAGGTCGCGGTGGCCAACGGCCAGCCCGTGGAATATGGCGAGATCCTCGTGATCCTCGAGTGA
- a CDS encoding CopG family ribbon-helix-helix protein, which produces MSSSRFSLRLDPDLKAWLEREAERQDRSAAWIATQAIENLRASTEAKRQMAKDAVAKADEGMFVSQGAVHRWMESWDTPGEVPAPKPAISLKRR; this is translated from the coding sequence ATGTCCAGTTCCCGCTTCTCTTTGCGCCTTGATCCTGACCTTAAGGCGTGGCTCGAGCGCGAGGCCGAACGGCAGGACCGCTCGGCCGCCTGGATCGCCACGCAGGCGATCGAGAATCTGCGGGCCAGCACGGAAGCTAAGCGCCAGATGGCCAAAGACGCCGTCGCGAAGGCCGACGAAGGCATGTTCGTGTCGCAAGGGGCCGTTCACCGGTGGATGGAAAGCTGGGACACCCCTGGTGAAGTGCCGGCGCCCAAGCCCGCCATCTCGCTGAAGCGCCGTTGA
- the accC gene encoding acetyl-CoA carboxylase biotin carboxylase subunit, giving the protein MFDKVMIANRGEIALRIHRACKEMGISTVAVHSTADADAMHVRLADESVCIGPPPSNKSYLNIPALISAAEITNTDAIHPGYGFLSENANFAQIVGEHGITFIGPKPEHIRVMGDKIVAKKTAKELGIPVVPGSEGGVTTEEQAIEIAREIGFPVLIKAASGGGGRGMKVARSVDELAVALSTARSEAKAAFGDDAVYIEKYLGQPRHIEIQVIADSFGNVVHLGERDCSLQRRHQKVLEEAPSPALNVDERNRIGNVVADAMRKLGYLGVGTVEFLYENGEFYFIEMNTRLQVEHPITEAVTGIDVVREQIRIAAGAPLSFSQSDIEFAGHAIECRINAENPVTFTPSPGQILDYHPPGGPGVRIDSAAYTGYRIPPYYDSLIGKLIVHGKTRNECLMRLRRALDEYVVGGIETTIPLHQRLIGEPDFQNGDYHIHWLEQFIARTTKAE; this is encoded by the coding sequence ATGTTCGATAAAGTCATGATCGCCAACCGTGGCGAGATCGCCTTGCGGATCCATCGGGCCTGCAAGGAAATGGGCATCTCGACGGTGGCGGTCCATTCGACCGCCGACGCCGATGCCATGCATGTCCGCCTGGCCGACGAGAGCGTGTGCATCGGCCCGCCGCCGTCGAACAAGAGCTACCTGAACATCCCGGCGCTGATCTCGGCGGCCGAGATCACCAATACCGACGCCATCCACCCCGGCTACGGCTTCCTGTCGGAAAATGCCAACTTCGCCCAGATCGTGGGCGAGCACGGCATCACTTTCATCGGCCCCAAGCCCGAGCACATCCGCGTCATGGGCGACAAGATCGTCGCCAAGAAGACGGCCAAGGAACTGGGCATCCCCGTGGTGCCGGGCTCGGAAGGCGGCGTGACCACCGAGGAACAGGCGATCGAGATCGCCAGGGAGATCGGCTTCCCGGTCCTGATCAAGGCGGCCTCGGGCGGCGGCGGCCGCGGCATGAAGGTCGCGCGCAGCGTCGACGAACTGGCCGTCGCCCTGTCGACCGCGCGGTCCGAGGCCAAGGCGGCCTTCGGCGACGACGCGGTCTATATCGAGAAGTACTTAGGGCAGCCCCGGCACATCGAGATCCAGGTGATCGCCGACAGCTTCGGCAATGTCGTGCATCTGGGCGAGCGCGACTGCTCGCTGCAGCGCCGCCACCAGAAGGTGCTGGAGGAAGCCCCCTCGCCCGCCCTGAACGTCGACGAGCGCAACCGCATCGGCAATGTCGTCGCCGACGCCATGCGTAAGCTGGGCTATCTGGGCGTGGGAACCGTCGAGTTCCTGTACGAGAACGGCGAGTTCTACTTCATCGAAATGAACACGCGCCTGCAGGTCGAACACCCGATCACCGAGGCAGTAACCGGCATCGACGTGGTGCGCGAGCAGATCCGGATCGCCGCCGGCGCGCCCCTGTCGTTCAGCCAGAGCGATATCGAATTCGCCGGCCACGCCATCGAGTGCCGGATCAACGCCGAGAACCCGGTGACCTTCACCCCGTCGCCCGGCCAGATCCTGGACTATCACCCGCCCGGCGGCCCCGGCGTGCGCATCGATTCGGCCGCCTATACCGGCTATCGCATCCCGCCCTATTACGACAGCCTGATCGGCAAGCTGATCGTCCACGGCAAGACCCGCAACGAATGCCTGATGCGGCTGCGCCGGGCGCTGGACGAATATGTCGTGGGCGGCATTGAGACGACGATCCCGCTGCACCAGCGCCTGATCGGCGAGCCCGACTTCCAGAACGGCGACTATCACATCCACTGGCTGGAACAATTCATCGCCCGCACCACCAAGGCGGAGTGA
- a CDS encoding alpha/beta hydrolase, with translation MNTERATTDSKPSISRRRLRLGVSAAAASDLAAAQNRIRAAIVRTDVATLPPYGNSTLPSGVRSRIVTNINGLAMHVLEAGFETKERQCILLLHGFPELAYSWRKVMPPLAAAGYHVVAPDQRGYGRTTGWDDAYDGDLDSFRIPNLVRDALGLTSALGYRSVAAVVGHDYGSPVAAYCAIIRPDVFRSVALMSAPFGGSPPLPFNTADTTAPAVAPAASKIFEDLAKLDRPRKHYQQYFRTREANENMWRAPQGIHAFMRAYYHFKSADWKKNQPFKLTAFTASELAKMPTYYIMDLGKGMAETVAEEMPSAQEIDSCKWLTEGELDVYAREFGRTGFQGGLQWYRCAEGKYTAELEMFSGRTIDVPACYIAGKSDWGIYQNPGAFERMQTVACTRWRSTNLVDGAGHWVQQEQPEEVSRLLLQFLQG, from the coding sequence ATGAACACCGAAAGGGCGACTACCGACAGCAAGCCAAGCATTTCACGTCGGAGACTTCGCCTAGGCGTCTCTGCTGCGGCCGCAAGCGATTTGGCAGCCGCCCAAAATCGGATCCGCGCAGCCATCGTTCGCACAGATGTAGCTACCTTGCCGCCCTACGGAAATTCCACGCTCCCGTCCGGTGTCCGCTCCCGCATTGTCACCAACATCAATGGTCTTGCGATGCACGTACTAGAAGCCGGTTTTGAGACCAAGGAACGCCAGTGTATCCTGCTCCTGCATGGCTTCCCGGAGCTCGCCTACAGTTGGCGCAAGGTAATGCCGCCTTTGGCCGCCGCCGGGTATCACGTCGTTGCCCCCGATCAACGGGGCTATGGACGCACCACGGGGTGGGATGACGCGTATGATGGCGATCTCGACTCGTTTCGCATTCCGAACCTTGTCAGAGATGCATTGGGATTAACTTCGGCACTGGGCTATCGCTCCGTGGCCGCGGTTGTTGGACATGACTACGGTTCACCAGTCGCGGCATATTGCGCAATTATCCGCCCCGACGTGTTCCGTTCGGTAGCCCTGATGAGCGCCCCATTTGGTGGCTCGCCTCCACTACCGTTCAATACGGCCGATACAACGGCACCGGCCGTTGCGCCCGCTGCCTCAAAAATCTTTGAAGACCTCGCAAAGCTAGACCGACCGCGAAAGCACTATCAACAATATTTCCGAACACGCGAGGCCAATGAAAATATGTGGAGAGCCCCGCAAGGAATCCACGCTTTCATGCGCGCATATTATCATTTCAAGAGCGCCGATTGGAAAAAAAACCAGCCGTTCAAACTAACCGCGTTCACGGCCAGCGAGCTGGCAAAAATGCCCACCTATTACATTATGGATCTCGGGAAAGGGATGGCTGAGACGGTTGCAGAAGAAATGCCATCAGCTCAAGAAATCGACTCATGCAAGTGGCTCACCGAGGGCGAATTGGACGTGTACGCTCGCGAATTTGGTCGGACCGGATTTCAGGGTGGACTGCAATGGTATCGCTGCGCTGAAGGCAAATACACGGCGGAGCTCGAGATGTTTTCGGGCCGTACGATCGATGTGCCCGCTTGCTACATTGCTGGCAAGAGCGATTGGGGTATCTACCAAAATCCGGGTGCCTTCGAGAGAATGCAAACCGTGGCGTGTACTCGTTGGCGGAGCACTAATCTGGTTGATGGTGCCGGACATTGGGTACAGCAGGAGCAGCCGGAGGAGGTCAGCCGCTTGCTTCTACAATTTTTGCAGGGATGA
- a CDS encoding DUF2155 domain-containing protein, with amino-acid sequence MRSRRPTTTFALVTAIALLGAGSGWAQAPAPGDAAPPAEPVEPADPAPPVEDVPSDAEVPPPPPPAAGGVAVPVLPATPGRVVGVVLQGLDKVTARISTIEVPLDGTATFGTLTIRVRKCVIPPPDEKPEASAFLEIADTPPGQPAVAVFSGWMFASSPALSALEHPVYDVWVTACKTAAPGSP; translated from the coding sequence GTGCGCAGCAGGCGGCCGACGACCACCTTTGCCCTGGTGACGGCGATTGCGCTGCTGGGCGCCGGTTCCGGCTGGGCACAGGCCCCGGCACCGGGCGATGCCGCGCCGCCGGCCGAACCGGTCGAGCCTGCCGACCCGGCCCCGCCGGTCGAGGATGTCCCCAGCGACGCCGAGGTGCCGCCCCCGCCGCCGCCCGCCGCCGGCGGCGTCGCCGTCCCCGTGCTGCCCGCTACGCCCGGCCGCGTCGTCGGCGTCGTGCTGCAGGGCCTGGACAAGGTCACCGCCCGTATCTCGACGATCGAGGTGCCGCTCGACGGCACGGCGACCTTCGGGACCCTGACGATCCGCGTGCGCAAATGCGTGATCCCGCCGCCCGACGAGAAGCCCGAGGCTTCGGCCTTCCTGGAAATCGCCGATACCCCGCCCGGCCAGCCGGCGGTCGCCGTCTTTTCCGGCTGGATGTTCGCGTCGAGCCCGGCCTTGTCGGCGCTCGAGCATCCGGTCTATGACGTCTGGGTCACCGCCTGCAAGACCGCGGCCCCCGGCAGTCCCTGA